Proteins found in one Maridesulfovibrio sp. genomic segment:
- a CDS encoding cache domain-containing protein → MFKSMKAILLFFVAGLVIATTAGLTYFAQRAVTKSVMESEFIHAQDIVDAAYQNVANGYQSILFSKKTAFANRKNNLKNIVAIALDLVRQNYRKSRQGLLTKTEAQQLSIKQLKNIRYDHGTGYIWINDTSDPIPRMIMHPTMPELDGKILDSPSFDCVRGTNKNLFSAFRKTCLSNGSGFVEYLWPKPTKKGLSVEQPKLSYVELFKEWGWIIGSGVYIDDIETEVSKRTREVITELRKSFGKIKVGRHGYTFIFSEEPELIIHPAYERIPAEQLINPLTGKSILVELKKAAHNKNVLEYIWDKPPHHKGEFKFRKRAYIKYFKPLDWYICSSAYMDDLEQPGLELRNTILMLSIGGLALALIVATYLSGKLVQPLTKLTAAARTIRESGVSSTEIPIEGPTEIKELGTVISQMLDSIQNALREKEKFLEALEESNHQLSTSNYQLENKIEEHARAQRELIKLRNHQRMILDSMPSILVGINHDGAITLWNKKAMEATGLTHEEAAGKQLGAVFPLLAQEIEKVKGMIISGKINLRSRVPRIIDGETHYENITIYPLINNGYDGAVIRLDDVTSIVRIEEMMIQTEKMMSVGGLAAGMAHEINNPLGGILQGAQNIERRLLPGMPRNEHIAGKLGVSLEDIGKYAQERGILKILNGVRESASRAAEIITNMLNFSRKTDVHRTSCHLNELADRAVALAAQDYDLKKEYDFKQIEIVKDYEANLPYVVCAPTEIEQVLLNLLGNAAHAMSENKKKKPAIEIKIWKDDEYVAVSVADNGPGMAENVRKRIFEPFYTTKPKGVGTGLGLSVSYFIITENHNGSICVESIPGNGSKFIFKLPITTIR, encoded by the coding sequence ATGTTCAAATCAATGAAAGCAATCCTGCTTTTCTTTGTAGCTGGGCTGGTCATAGCAACCACTGCCGGGCTGACGTATTTTGCCCAGCGCGCGGTCACAAAATCCGTCATGGAATCCGAATTCATTCATGCGCAAGACATTGTAGATGCGGCCTACCAAAACGTAGCCAATGGATATCAAAGTATCCTCTTTTCTAAAAAAACAGCTTTTGCTAACCGCAAAAACAACCTTAAAAATATTGTCGCGATTGCTCTTGATTTGGTCAGGCAAAACTACCGTAAATCGCGGCAGGGGTTGCTGACAAAGACCGAAGCGCAGCAGCTGAGCATAAAACAGCTGAAAAACATCCGCTACGACCACGGAACAGGCTATATCTGGATAAACGACACTTCAGACCCTATCCCTCGGATGATCATGCATCCGACTATGCCGGAACTGGATGGAAAAATACTTGATTCTCCAAGTTTTGACTGCGTCAGGGGCACAAATAAAAATCTTTTCTCCGCCTTTCGCAAAACATGCCTGAGCAATGGTTCCGGCTTTGTGGAATACCTCTGGCCCAAGCCGACGAAAAAAGGCTTAAGCGTCGAACAGCCGAAACTCTCATACGTTGAGCTTTTCAAGGAGTGGGGTTGGATAATCGGCTCCGGGGTTTATATTGACGACATAGAAACAGAAGTTTCCAAAAGAACACGGGAAGTCATTACGGAATTACGGAAAAGCTTCGGAAAAATAAAAGTTGGAAGGCACGGATATACCTTCATATTTTCTGAAGAACCCGAACTTATAATTCATCCGGCATATGAAAGGATACCGGCAGAGCAACTGATCAACCCGCTGACCGGCAAGTCCATTCTTGTGGAACTCAAAAAGGCCGCCCACAACAAAAATGTCTTGGAATATATCTGGGACAAGCCGCCGCATCACAAAGGAGAATTCAAATTCAGAAAACGAGCCTACATTAAATATTTTAAGCCGCTGGATTGGTACATTTGTTCTTCCGCCTACATGGATGATCTGGAACAGCCGGGGCTGGAACTCAGAAATACAATATTAATGCTTTCCATCGGGGGGCTGGCACTTGCCCTGATCGTTGCGACCTACCTTTCCGGCAAACTGGTACAGCCGCTCACAAAACTTACCGCAGCCGCAAGGACTATTCGTGAATCGGGTGTGTCCTCTACGGAAATTCCTATTGAGGGGCCTACGGAGATCAAGGAACTGGGCACAGTCATAAGCCAAATGCTCGACTCCATACAAAATGCCCTCCGGGAAAAAGAAAAATTTCTGGAAGCACTCGAAGAAAGCAACCACCAGCTTTCCACCAGCAATTATCAACTTGAAAATAAAATCGAGGAACACGCACGGGCACAGCGGGAACTCATTAAGCTGCGTAATCACCAGAGAATGATCTTAGACTCCATGCCCTCAATACTTGTGGGAATTAATCACGACGGAGCCATTACCCTTTGGAACAAAAAAGCGATGGAAGCCACAGGGCTTACGCATGAAGAAGCCGCCGGAAAACAACTGGGAGCAGTATTTCCACTGCTGGCGCAAGAAATAGAAAAAGTAAAAGGGATGATCATTTCCGGCAAAATAAACCTGAGAAGCAGGGTTCCCCGCATTATTGACGGAGAGACCCATTATGAAAATATCACTATATACCCGCTTATCAATAACGGTTATGACGGAGCGGTTATCCGCCTTGATGACGTAACCTCCATTGTTCGCATCGAAGAAATGATGATCCAGACCGAAAAGATGATGTCTGTGGGAGGACTGGCGGCGGGTATGGCCCATGAAATCAACAATCCTCTGGGCGGGATATTACAGGGTGCCCAGAATATCGAACGTAGGCTGCTTCCCGGTATGCCCCGAAATGAGCATATCGCCGGGAAATTGGGAGTATCGCTGGAAGACATCGGTAAGTATGCGCAGGAACGCGGCATCTTAAAGATTCTCAACGGAGTACGTGAATCCGCATCCCGGGCAGCTGAAATAATTACCAACATGCTTAATTTCAGCCGCAAGACGGATGTGCACCGTACCTCCTGCCATCTTAACGAGCTGGCTGACCGCGCCGTAGCCCTTGCTGCGCAGGATTATGATCTTAAAAAAGAATATGACTTCAAGCAGATTGAAATAGTCAAGGATTACGAAGCCAATTTGCCTTATGTGGTCTGTGCACCGACAGAGATTGAACAGGTACTGCTTAATCTACTCGGCAACGCGGCGCATGCCATGAGTGAAAACAAAAAGAAAAAACCTGCGATAGAGATTAAAATATGGAAAGACGATGAATACGTTGCTGTATCCGTTGCAGACAACGGTCCGGGTATGGCTGAAAACGTGCGTAAACGGATATTTGAACCTTTTTACACCACCAAGCCCAAAGGAGTGGGAACAGGGCTGGGGCTTTCCGTTTCCTATTTTATCATCACTGAAAACCATAACGGCAGCATCTGCGTGGAATCAATTCCGGGCAATGGATCAAAGTTTATCTTTAAATTACCCATCACCACAATCCGCTGA
- a CDS encoding pyridoxamine 5'-phosphate oxidase family protein produces MNENKKLDICYNLISKNNILVLATQGNDGVHTSLMAYASSSDCREIYMVSSRNSRKCENISLFPQVSLLIDDRDHKIRDRRHEIKALTIKGIYLPIEDKAEEKKILNHISASVPQIAAAFSGPENMVIRIKAESFQLLDGPENSFSYYLESNVK; encoded by the coding sequence ATGAATGAAAATAAAAAGTTGGATATATGTTACAACCTCATCAGCAAAAACAACATCCTTGTCTTAGCTACGCAGGGTAATGACGGAGTGCATACTTCACTGATGGCTTACGCCTCTTCCAGTGACTGCCGCGAAATCTACATGGTCAGCAGTAGAAACAGCCGCAAATGTGAAAACATCTCCCTTTTTCCGCAAGTCAGCCTGCTCATTGATGACCGTGATCATAAAATCCGTGACAGACGCCATGAGATAAAGGCCCTGACCATTAAAGGAATCTATCTTCCGATTGAGGATAAAGCCGAAGAAAAAAAAATACTTAATCATATTTCTGCAAGTGTTCCGCAGATAGCCGCCGCTTTTTCCGGTCCTGAGAATATGGTAATCCGCATAAAAGCTGAATCTTTCCAGCTTCTTGACGGTCCTGAAAATTCGTTTTCCTACTACCTTGAATCAAATGTAAAGTAA